Sequence from the Spirochaetota bacterium genome:
TCGAACTTGCGCACCGCGAAGTAGCTTTCCCCCGTCCAATACAGCGCGTTTTCGGTGAAATTGCTTTCGGGGAAATCCCGCATGAAGCGGCTGAAATAGGATACCGCGGAATCGTAGTCCCCCCTTCGGAATGAACTTAGACCGGTTGAATACAACTGGTTGCGGAAGGATTCGCGCACGTCTCCCGTATACTGGCTCACGGGTCCGTAATATTTCAGGAAATACTCATAGGTATCGAACGCGTCATTGGCAGCTCCCAACCTGCTGTATGCCCTCGCCTTGCCCACGATCGCGTCCTCGTTGCTGCCGTGTTCGGTGAGTGAGAGGTCGAACATGCGTTTCGAACGCCGGTAATCGCCCAGTTTCAGGTACGTATGCCCGAGTTCCGAATAGATGCGGCTGCGCATCTCGTTGTTGAAGTTCTGATCAAGAAGGCTCAGGAGCTGATGCACCCCTTCCTCGGAATACTGCTTGAGCACATTGATGCGCGCAAGCCTGATAAGCACTTCCTTCCTGGTGTCCTCGGTGAGATACTTGCTGTTATTCTTGATGATATAGGAGTACTTGAGATACGCGAGCCGATTGAGCCCGATCTTTTCATACGCCATCCCTATCTGGTAAAAGGTCTCGGGGATGACCCGGGAACCGGGATACTTGACGATAACCTTTGTCAGCAGGTTGATGGCCTGGTTGACCGATTCCTTGTCGCCGCGCTGGGATATTTCCTGCGCCTCGGCGAGCATTTCCCCCGCCTCCCGCTCCGGCCTCACACTGTAATCATAATAGATAAAAAGCCCGATGCCGAGCAGAACCAGCACTGTACCAAGGATCGTCGTTTTCACCTTCATTGCGTATCTCCTATCCAAATAGACTCGCCCGCGACGGGCGATTTGCAAGAACATTTTGAATCAAATCATTGCGACGCATCCGGCGGCAGAGCCGCCGGATCATTTCACCCGCGAAATAGCCATATCCCGCCAGAAGCGCGCTTCGTCGGGAAAATACCGGGAGACATCCGGATTGACGAGGTACCTGATGGACCTCTCGTATTCCCCGAGCTCGATGTATGACCTGCCTATAAAAAGCCTGGCCTTCGCCGCCTTATAGGGATCCGAGGTCTCGCGCACGAACTGCTTGAGGCGCGCGGCGGTAAACCGATATTCCCCCTTGAAAAAACCAGTCTTCAATATCTCATCGAGCGTATCGGCGGCGGGCTCGGGAACGTTCTTTTGCCTTCTCTCTTCGACGGGCGGAAGTATCTTTTCCGGGACCCTTTTATCGACCCCCTTTTCCTCGACCCGGGTCACGATTTCGGGCTGCTTTTCACCGCGGGGCACGATCGTTATCGGCATGATGGTGCAGTTTACGCCTTCCTTCAGGGTATTGTCGATGGTACCGTCTTCCATTCTTACGAGCACCGCGTAATAATAGCCCCCCGGCGGGGGTGTCTCATCGACGTAGAAATTGGTATCCGGTTTTACCGCGCCCAGAAGCACGGCCAGGGCGAGCCTTTGCGGATCCACGACGGGTTTGTCGGAACGGTACACCAGGTATTCGGAAGCTCCCGCGCCGATCCCGTCCCATGTCAGTTTCACGCGGCCCGTATCCTGGGTCGCCGCGCGAAGGCTGGAAACGGTCGCCTGGGACCTGAACCCGATATACACCCCGCCGGTCGTATAACTCTGGTCCGGGATGAGCTGCAGATCCTCATTCCCGGAGATGTCTTTCGTCGTTACCGCGAAGAAATAGGTCCCCGAGCGGGTGATGGTCCGATCGATCCAGCTCTCGCGCTTATCCGGTATCACGGCGATCTTCTCCGCGCTGCGTATCTTGTCGGGTGCGGTGAGCGATTCGTTCCAGCGGTACACGGAGTAGATGATGTCGGGCTTGTCGACGCCCCTCCAGGTGACCATTACCTGCGACTTATTGACCACCTGGGCGTGGATCAGGGTCACCTGGTCGGGTGTAAGGCGCATCGGAACGGGAACAAGCTCCCGTTCGACGATCACCGGCTGGGTGGTGAAATTGACGTCCGGGTAAACGTCGACATTGCGGTTCATCACCCTGTCCTTCGACAGGACCACGTAGTAATATTCTCCCGGCTGAAGGTTCGAGTCGATGACGGTCGTATCGGCCCCCGGGGCCACCACTTTTATCGAGATGGCCGCGAGCGCCTTGTCCCGGGTATCCGGCACCGTGGAGGAACGTCCCACGATGAATTCTTCCGTAGCGTCGGGGTCGGCCTCCCAGCTGATCCGGATAGCCCCCTTGATATTGGGTATGAGCTGGGCCCTTATGCTCGTGACGATCTGTGGAGGAAATTCGCGGCGCTGCTTCTTCTCGGCTTCCTTTATCTCCAGGGGTGTCTTGGGGGTCGTTTCCTCGTCCAGGAGAAACTTGGCATGCGCCTGGCCGCCATAGAGGAGTCCCAATGCCAGTATGGCATAGAATAACAGCCGGTTTCTTTTTGTAAAAGCGGGCATTCGCATCCTGGCTCTGAGCAGAGATAGTACTCGGTATTATTTTCGGCCTCTGGACCCTCCGTCTTGACCATTATTTCCCAACCAGGCGGGGCTCGTGGCCCGGTCCCGGGCGCCTCCTGAGGTCCTTTTCGCTGCCCCGATTAAAATAACATTGACAAATAAGGACCTCGTATGTATCAACCGTGATATGATCACATGTAGTAGTACCGCGCGTGAGCATGAAAATCACGCCACGACACTTGCAAAGCAGATGGGGGATAAATCTCTTCTATGGTTGAGGAGACGGGATCGGACAAGGGGTATCTTATTATCAGGCGCACGGAAAAAGGAAAATCGGTTTTCGCGCGCAAACAATTCGCCCAGGGCGAGTACATCGTAGCGTTCAGGGGCAAGCGCTATACCAGGGAAGAATACAAAGAAAAGCTCAATCCACGCAACAACCACTTTTTACAGGTGGGACAGGATGTGTTCCTGGGGCCCACCCGCACCGCGGACAACTACGTTAATCATTCCTGCGACCCGAATTGCGGCCTGCGGATTGAGAATGACCGCGTGAACCTCTATTCCATTCGGGAAATCCGGGAGGGGGAAGAGATCACGTTCGATTATTCCACGTCCATGGATGAGGACTACTGGGAGATGGATTGCAATTGCGGGAGTGCCCTGTGCCGGAGGCGCGTACGTGACTTCAAGTACCTGCCGGCCGACGTGCGGGACAGGTATGTGCGATTGGGAATCGTTCCCGACTTCATCAGGGCTTCCTGCGCCGGCAAGGCATAGGACGCGATGGAACCACTTCGCGAAGGCCGCGTACCGACTATCCGGGAATGCGACGCCCTCATCGCGCGATACCGCATGCTTCCGAATATTCTGGGGCATTCAAGGCAGGTTATGCGGGTCTCGCTGGCAATCGCGGACAATCTCAAGGAAGGAATCGCCGTCGATCGCGCGCTGGTGGCCGCGTCCGCGCTGCTCCATGACATCACCAAGACCCGCTCGATCGAGACCCGGGAGCGGCACGACGAGACCGGGGCGGCCCTGCTGCGGGAGCTCGGGTTCCCGCGGGTGGCGGCGATCGTGGAACAGCACGTGGTCTTCCAGGGCTTCGATCCCGGCGGGCGCGTCGAGGAGCGGGAAATCGTGTATTACGCCGACAAGCGCGTGATGCACGAGAATATCGTTACTATTGAAGAGCGTGTACGCGACCTCGTGGAGCGCTACGGAAAGACCCAGGAAATAGTCGAGCTCATCACGAGCAACAGGGAGATGGTCCTCCGCCTGGAGGCGAAACTGGAGGGCGCGATGCGCGTCTCTATGGACGAGGCTATCGGCACAGCACCTGCCGTTGTTCCGGGCGCCCCGGATTATCCGTAAAATCCCCATGAAACGCTACTGCATACTCGACTGTTACGTGGACGAGCCCGCGTGTTTCGGCGTGCCGCCGTTCGTGTCACCATACCCGCGCTATCTCTACGGGGCGCTCCTTACCGCGGGCGCCGCGGACGAGGATATCGATTACCTGACCATCGAGACCCTGCGATCGCGGAGGTATGAGCTGGCGACCGGTTACGAGATGGTGTTCCTCATTGGCGGGGCGGTCGTTCCGGGGAAATACCTGGGACACAAAATTGGAACGACGCCCGAGATACGGGATCTCGTGGCCGCGAACGCACGCCGGCATTTTGCGATTGGCGGAATGGTGGGACACCTGCTCGCCGGGTCCGCGGCGCCCAACCTGACCCCCGTGAAATACGATATCGAAAAATTCGCGTTCGGCTGGCACCGGGGGGAGCCTCGCGACGAGTGCCGCACCTACGGCGAGCTTGCGCGCTGGGCGGCCGAGGGTGCGGCCTTGTGCCGGCGGCACCCGGACTTCCCCCGCCTTATCTGCGAAATCGAGACGGCGCGCGGCTGTCCCCGGCTCCAGCACTGCTCCTTCTGCGCGGAGGGACTCACCCACGGTGTCGAGTTCCGGGACGAGGGCGACATTCTCCGCGAGGTGGACGCGCTCATCGCGGCGGGTATATCGCGGTTCAGGCTGGGGCGGCAGGCCGATATTCTCCAATATAAGTCAAGCATGGCGGATTTCAGGAACGGCTTCCCCCGCCCCCGCGTGGAACCCATCCGCGCGCTCTTCGGGGAGCTCCGCGCACGGCGCGACGCCGGCCTCATCACGACGCTCAACATTGATAACGGGAACCCGGGCACGATCGCCGCGTTCCCGGAGGAATCGGAACTGATTTTAGGTGAGATCGTATCGGCCCTCACGCCGGGCGATACGCTCGCCCTGGGCGTCGAGTCGCTGGATCCCGGGGTCATCGCGAAGAACAACCTCAAGGTCGACGCCGATACGCTCGTGCACGTGGTGCGCATGGTGAACGAGGCGGGCGGGGGGCGCGTGGGGGGAATTCCCGTGCTCCTGCCGGGTGTGAACCTGATCCACGGCCTTCCGGGCGAGACGGCGGAAACATTCAGGATCAATTTCGAAGGACTGCGCAGGATAATGGACGAGGGTTTGCTTTTAAAGCGGATCAATATCCGGAGCCTGCTTCCCTTCCCCGGCACGGTGCTTTATTCGAGGAGTTTCGAGCCCTCACCGGCGATTGAAAAGCGGTACGAGTACTATAAGGGCCGGATCAGGGATGAGATCGACCATGCCATGCTGAAGGCGATATACCCGGCGGGGACGGTGCTGAAGGACCTGTTCGTGATGGACCGGCAGTTCGAGTACGCCCTCGCCCGTCCCATCGCGAGCTACGCCATTACGGCAAAGCTCCACTCGCCCCTGGAGAGGGGCGCGAGAACGGACGCGATGGTTATCGGTCACCGGGAGCGCTCGCTGTCCGCGCTCACCCTTCCGGTGGAATTGAACGCGCTCCCGCTCAAAGCCCTGGAGCTGATTCCGGGAATAGGCAGGAAACGCGCGCAGGACATCGTGCTCGCACGCCCCTTCGCACGCGGGGCCGATATCATGGATATGCTCAAGGATGTCCCTGAAGGAATTCGGAAGGAATTATTGCGCGGCGCATGAGGGCGCGGTCCGTATGAAGGCGCGGATATATATCCGCGCCTTCATACGGACCGGTTCCAGTCAATATTTCTTGCGCGCCTTGTTGTGGTTCAGCCGGTTCATGACGAACAGCGCGATGAAGCCGCCGATAAAACCGGCGATGAGGTTGACCGAATGCGGCCCCCGCTCCCCGATGAGTATCTGTAGGAATATTTTGACATACGGGGTCAGCCGGTCGAGCAGTATTCCCCCTATGAGCGCACCGATCACCCCGACCACCAGCGCGCCGATATATCCGCCCAGGAGATCGCGGTTTTTCACGTGATAGAAAATCCAGGCCACGAGCGCCCCCAGACCTATGTACAGCCCGGTATCGAGCACCTTCTGCAAAAATTTGAGTATTTCTTCGCCCATTCCAACCCCCGAAACTCAATCTGATGATTTGGGACCGATACGACCCGCCTGTTACACGATATTCCCCTGAATCGGTAAATCCCCCCGCGACCCGCGCCCTCTGTATTTAGTTATATATGCGCCTGACCCCCGCATTCCGGACCCGTTCCCCCTGGATAATTATCGGCAGGCGGGCGCCGATAAACGACCCGGTGGAAGGACGCGTCAATCCTCGTCCACAAAGAAAAGCTCCCCCTTCCCGCGGCGGACGATTCTCATGTCCCCCTCCGAGAAATCGACTATCGTGGACGGCTCCGATAGCCGCGGGCCGCAGTCCATCACCAGGTCCACCTCGTTGCGGTAGACGCGCTCAAGATCGGCGGGCTCCACGATGTAGCTCCCCGCGACGGTATTCACGCTCGCGGTGATGATGGGCCTTCCCAGGGCGCGCACGAGCTCGAGTGCAACCTCGTTGGCCGGGATGCGCACGCCGATAGTTTTCTGATTGGTGATCGCGACCTTGGGAACAAGCTTCGAGGCCTTGAAAATGAAGGTATAGGGTCCCGGGAACGCCTTTTTCATGATCTTGAACGCCTGGTCCGAGATGTTGCGGACATACTCGTGCAGCCCGCCCACATTGGAGAACACGAAGCTGAGGGGCTTGTTTTTCGGAATTTTCTTGAGCCAGTAAATCCGCTCGATGGCCCGTTTATCGGCCATGTCGCAGCCGTAGGCGTACACGGTATCGGTGGGGTAAATGATCACGCCCCCCTGCTCCAGGATATCCTTCGCCTTCATGATGAGGCGTTTCTGGATGTGCTGTTCGTTGATGACGAATATCATGGTCTCATGCCGTGCGCGCCCCTTCCCGCCTTGTCCCGCCGGCCCGCTCCCCCGGCGTGGATAAAAAAGGCTTTTGCAAGAGATCGTCTTGCAAAAGCCTTCAACCTGGTAAATACATTCTGGGAGTGTAATGTATTATCAATCACTTGCAATATCGGCACATGGCCGTACGGCTTTACTTTTTTTTGGTGGAAATATTACGTCCCCGCGCGGAGGATGCTTCCTCGGGGCCGGCGCGTTTGAAATCCCGGCGCCGAAGAGATATATTTCCATTGTGCGCCCCGGCGGGGGCGCCGCCAGGAGCGGGAGCGGATGTCGGAAATAGAGCTTAAAATAAAGAGCCGCGATCTCGATACGCTCATAAAGATAATTTCGTCGATAAACCCGTCCGCGGAAATCGACCTTATCCGGCGCGCGTACGAGTACGCCCAGAACTCGCACAAGGATCAGGTGCGGCTGTCCGGCGAGCCCTTCATCATACATCCCCTCGAGGTGGCCATCATCCTCGCGAACCTCAAGCTGGATACGACGACCATCGCCGCCGCGCTGCTGCACGACGTGGTGGAGGACACCGAGGTCTCGCTCGAGATCCTGACCGAGCGCTTTGGCGAGGAGGTCGCGCTGCTCGTGGACGGGGTCACCAAGATATCGACCCTGAAAAAAAAGACCCGGTATAAGGAGGAAGTGAACAGCCTCCGCAAGATGCTCCTGGCGACAATCAAGGACGTGCGCGTGATCCTCATCAAGCTCGCGGACAAGCTCCACAACATGCGCACCATCATGTTCCAGCCCGAGTCGAAGCAGCGCATCATCGCGCGCGACGTGATGGATATCTATGCCCCGCTTGCCGGGAGGCTGGGCATTTCGCAGATGCGCGCGGACCTGGAGGATCTGGCCTTCCACGTCCTGCACCACGACGAGTACCACGAAATCGCGAACAAGGTTGCGCTGCGCAAGCACGAGATCGAGGATTTCATCGAGGACATCCGCTTCATCCTGTACCAGCAGCTGGAGCGGCTCAACGTGGGCGCGGAGATAACCGGGCGGGCGAAGCATTTCTACTCGATCTACCGGAAGATGCAGAACCAGAACAAGCCGTTCGAGGAGATCTTCGACATACGCGCGATCCGCATCATCACCGCGGAAGTGAAGGACTGCTACGGAATCCTGGGAATCATACACACCCTGTGGTCTCCGATCACCTCGCGCTTCAAGGACTACGTGGCCGTGCCGAAATCGAACATGTACCAGTCGCTGCACACCACCGTGATAGGGCCGGACGGCCTGCCGCTCGAATTCCAGATCCGCACGTGGGAGATGCACGCCACGGCCGAAATGGGGATCGCGGCGCACTGGCTCTACAAGGAAGGGACCACGAGCGCGCGCCGGGAGCATATCAACGTCTCGCTCCTCACCAGGCTTCGCAAGCTCGACTACGAGTCCCAGGAGTCCGGGTCAAGCCGCGAATTCATGAAAGAGCTCAAGATGGACCTCTACGAGGACGAGATCTTCGTGTTCACCCCCAAGGGAAAAATCGTGAAACTCGCCAAGGGCTCGACGCCGGTGGACTTCGCCTACGCGATCCATACCGAGGTGGGAAACCAGTGCGTGGGGGCGCGCATCAACAACCAGATGCTTCCCCTGAAAACCGAGCTCAAGAGCGGCGACATCGTGGATATCATCACGAGCAAGAAGGGTCACCCCTCCGAGGCGTGGCTCAAGTTCGTGAAATCGTCCAACGCGCGCTACAAGATCCGCGCGTGGCAGCGGCGCGAGACGGACTTCGATCGCAAGGAGCACGAGGCGCCCCCCAAACCGGCGGAGGAAGAGAAGAAGAAGCCCGAGAAAACGGCCGAGGTCTCCATTCCCGAGGCCGAGCTCATCAAGATAAAGAACATCGCCAGGCAGAAGCGCAGCTCCCTGAGCATAGACGGAACCTCGAATGTCCTCATCAAGCTCTCGCAATGCTGCCAGCCCATACCGGGCGACGATGTCGTGGGTTTCATCACTAGGGGCCGCGGTATCACCGTTCATAAGAAGAATTGCCCCTCACTCGCCCGGCTCAGCATCGAACGGGAGCGGTTCATCAACATCGTATGGGAAGGCTCGGGGAACACCTACCCCGTCAAGATCGCGATCCACGGCATAGACCGGCAGAATTTGCTGAAAGACATCGCGGACGAGATTGCCGCGTGCAAGACCAATATACTCAAATTCGAGGCGAGCATCGTCTCGAAGGACAGCGCCGAATTCAAGCTCATCCTCGAGGTGAAGAGCATGGGCCACCTCAAGGAGGTCGTAACCCGGTTGAAGCGCATCAAGAACATCACCAACGTGTACAAGCTGAACGAAAAGGTTCTCATCAAGCAGCCATGAGGGTCATCCTGGGCTCATCGTCGCCGCGAAGGCGCGCCCTCCTGAACGAACTGGGGATCGGGTTCGATACGCTTTCTCCGGATGCGGACGAGACCGCGCTCCCCGGGGAAACGCCCCGCGATTACGCCGTTCGCGTCGCGCGCGCGAAGGCGGAATCGGCGCTCACAATACCCGATACCGGGCGGGAACCGGCGCTCCTGATAGCCTGCGACACGATCGTGACGATCGACGGCGTCATCATCGGGAAGCCTGCTGACCGCGGGGACGCGCTGCGCATACTGGGCATGCTCGCCGGGAAAACCCATTCGGTGATAAGCGCGGTGGCGCTGGTCCGCGTGAACGGCCTTACGGAACTGCGCACCGGCGCCGAGGAATCACGCATCACCTTCAAGCCGCTCGGGCGGGAGGGCCTGGAGGCCTACCTGGACTCCATCCACTACATGGACAAGGCCGGGGCATACGCCGCGCAGGAGCATGGGAGGCATATTATAGAGAGAATCGAGGGTTCGGTCACGAACGTGATAGGTTTCCCCCTGCGCCTGTTTTTCCGCATGCTCGCGGAGATGGGCGTCGCCGATGCGCTTTTGTCCCCTTCCCTGAAATACCACCCCGCACACCGGGCGTGAATTCGTGCCTCTCCTGCCGGGAACCGTGCAACCTTCCGCGTGTAAATTTATTGACGGCCCCCGGCCGGATGCGGTATGTTTCGTATGTTCAGCGCGCAATCGAGGAAGGAATATTACAAATTGAAGCCAGGTGGGGCATATGTCCAATAGAAAGAAATACGTGGTCGATAAAAAATTCCAGCTGAAGACCGTTTTTTCCATCCTGGGGATGATCGTATTTGCCGGGGTCCTCATCATGACGGCAATAGGCGTCACTATCGCCTTCAATAACGAGCGGCTTAATAACGTGATCGTGATCCACAGCAATGTCGTCGATGCGCTCATCACCTATGCGCAGGACGCCCCCGCCGCGGGAGACAATCCCGCGATAAAGAACGCCTCGAAGATTCATGCGCAAAATATCGATACCATAAACAAGATTCTTTTCAGAAATAACCTTATGCTGCTCGTGATAATCGCCGTCATCTTCGCCCTGACCCTAATGACCTTTTTCATGCTCATTCGCATGACCCATCGCATCTCCGGCCCCGCGATGGTGATTTCCGACCATATCCGAACCATAATTGCCGGTAAATACCCGAATGTGAGGCCCCTGCGCGAGGACGACGAGCTGCAGGAGCTCAATGGTCTCGTCAAGGAGATGGTGGAGAAGCTCAAGGAAAGACAGGGGTAGCAGGGCTCACCCGGCGGAATCCATCGCCCGCGGGACGGCAAAAATCTTCTTGAAAAATATCGGACCCTCGAATAGGAAGTCATCTGTCGCCATGCGGGCGTAATTCAGTGGTAGAATGTCAGCTTCCCAAGCTGAACGTCGTGGGTTCGAGTCCCATCGCCCGCTCATAATGATTCAATTCAGGCATACCCAATGAAGACACTCGGAAAAAAACTGGAAGCCGGCGGGGTGCTGGCGGCAATAGGCAACACCCCCCTCATTAAAATGCGCAACATCTCGCCGGGGAACGCCGTCCGGATCCTCGCCAAGTTCGAGGGCGCCAATCCCGGGGGCTCCATCAAGGACCGTCCCGCGCTCTACATGCTCCGGCACGCGATAGAGAGCGGGGAGCTCACCCCGGACAAGGTCATCCTGGAGCCCACGAGCGGGAACACCGGCATAGGGCTCGCGATGGTGGGTGTCGCGCTGGGATACAAGGTCAAGCTCTGCATGCCGCAATGCGTAAGCATGGAGCGCAGGAGCACGCTGGAGGCGTTCGGGGCCGAGCTGGTCCTCACCCCCGGATGCGAGGGCACCGACGGCGCGATCATCAAGGCGCGCGAAATGCTCGCGGAAAACCCTTCGATCTACTATATGCCCGACCAGTTCTCCAACCCGCAGAACATACTGTCTCATTACGAGACCACCGCGGCCGAGATAATCGAACAGACGGGCGGCAGCATCGCCGCCTTTGTCGCGGGGCTGGGAACCACGGGCACCATCATGGGGATTTCGCGGCGACTACGCGAGTTCAATCCCGATATACGGATCTTCGCCGTCGAACCGGTTTTAGGCCACACGATCCAGGGACTCAAGAACATGAGCGAGAGCATCGTGCCCGCCATCTACGAGCCGTCGGCGATCGACGAGATCATCACGGTGGGCGACGAGGAGGCGTTTGGCGCCTGCCGCGATCTCGCGGCGCGCGAGGGTCTGTTCTGCGGCATGTCAAGCGGTGCGGCGCTGGCGGGGGCGCTCAGGGTGGCGCGCAAATTCACGAGCGGGAACGTCGTCACCGTGTTCCCGGATCGCGGGGACCGCTACCTGTCCACTTCGCTCTACAAGTCGATCTGCGCGAAATGCCCGCCTTAAGCTTTGCTGTCTTTGTCACGCCCTGAGAAACTTATAGTTTTCACCCGGAGAAGGATATTCACATTCTTAAAAGTGGAGTGCGATTGAATCGTGCTCCGGAGAGAATAGGCGTGGATGGGCGCACCTCGCCCCTGATGTGGCGTGCGTGCGGAGGTGTGATGCTTAATGCGAGGGCGTGCGGCGGAGTATTTTGGTGGGTGAGGCTCTTGTAGGGTGGTTTTCGGTGTCTCCCCAGTAGAATTCCCAGCACAAAATGCCCCCTGCGCTCCTCCTGCCGATGGCATACTGGGGGAGCCGAACATAATTATGCCTTCCGGCTGAATCGTGCAGCAGCTCGTGCAGGTAGCGCTTCGTCGCGATGGCTACCAGATGCGAGACCGAGAACCGGCTCAACTTACGGAAATCCGAAGCGAACTCATTCTCGTTCTTCCTGAAGCGAATAGGAAAGCAATGCCACCTCTTCCTGGGGTCACGAGGCTGATACCTCACCAAAGTAAACCCTCCCTGAAACCGATCAATATCGCGCAGAACGCGCTTCAGAAGCATGATGACGACAGCCTGGCGGCTTGTTTTGAGCTTTGCCGCGGCAAGGGCAATATTCACGTAGACGATGTGGCTCATGTTTATAGAAGTGCGAAGCATTCCGTATCCTCCGGGACAAAACTGAGCGTCCAAAGTGAATACGAATGGGGAATGGAAAATATGAACGGTTTCCTGCGCCCCATGTCAATTACCGAAAATTAATTCACATCGACGGGGCACCCTCATGAAAGACAAAACTGATTGTACTTTTGCCCCCGCCGCCCTACCCTTGTCCGTCGCGCGAGTCTACGACGGCAGGCCAAAAGATGACGAAACCGGACCCAGCACCCCCATCGGATCGCTCGACCGTAAAGATACCCCTGCTCTTTATGCTCTATCTGTCCCAGGGACTTCCCTTCGGGTTTCAGACCATCGCGCTTCCCCTTTACCTCCGCGCCGAGGGCGTTTCGCTTGCGTCGATAGGGCTCGCGGGCGCACTCTCGCTCCCCTGGATGCTCAAGGCGATCTGGGCGCCGCTCGTGGACCGGTGGAGCATTCCCGGCCTTGGCCGCAGAAGGTCATGGATTCTTCCCATGCAGGCCTTCATGATCGCGGCGATGCTCTCCGGCGCCTGGGCCGATCCCTCCACAAACCTGGGTTTTCTCCTCGCATGCGTTTTCCTCATGAACCTGTTCGCCGCCACGCAGGATATCGCGGTGGACGGCCTTGCCGTCGATATCCTGGGAGCGAAAGTCCTTGGTCACGGAAACGCGGCGCAGGTCGTGGGATACAAGGCCGGGATGCTCCTCTCCGGCGGGCTGCTGGTGTGGCTCTCCTCGTACTATGGGTGGCGGGGCCTTTTCATGCTCATGGCCGCGGTGGCGCTCATCCCCT
This genomic interval carries:
- a CDS encoding tetratricopeptide repeat protein, with translation MFLQIARRGRVYLDRRYAMKVKTTILGTVLVLLGIGLFIYYDYSVRPEREAGEMLAEAQEISQRGDKESVNQAINLLTKVIVKYPGSRVIPETFYQIGMAYEKIGLNRLAYLKYSYIIKNNSKYLTEDTRKEVLIRLARINVLKQYSEEGVHQLLSLLDQNFNNEMRSRIYSELGHTYLKLGDYRRSKRMFDLSLTEHGSNEDAIVGKARAYSRLGAANDAFDTYEYFLKYYGPVSQYTGDVRESFRNQLYSTGLSSFRRGDYDSAVSYFSRFMRDFPESNFTENALYWTGESYFAVRKFDTAIDYFNRVLANGYYHKDQDAQIKKGYAYFMSKRFDLAAREFQAYLRNYPTGQYAVTAREWKNMSTKELLYRIEEKKLPDADDEKRAIKPGEKRVDKPLEDEEVAGKYLDDRNGNRLELENVAEL
- a CDS encoding SET domain-containing protein, producing the protein MVEETGSDKGYLIIRRTEKGKSVFARKQFAQGEYIVAFRGKRYTREEYKEKLNPRNNHFLQVGQDVFLGPTRTADNYVNHSCDPNCGLRIENDRVNLYSIREIREGEEITFDYSTSMDEDYWEMDCNCGSALCRRRVRDFKYLPADVRDRYVRLGIVPDFIRASCAGKA
- a CDS encoding HDIG domain-containing protein, with amino-acid sequence MEPLREGRVPTIRECDALIARYRMLPNILGHSRQVMRVSLAIADNLKEGIAVDRALVAASALLHDITKTRSIETRERHDETGAALLRELGFPRVAAIVEQHVVFQGFDPGGRVEEREIVYYADKRVMHENIVTIEERVRDLVERYGKTQEIVELITSNREMVLRLEAKLEGAMRVSMDEAIGTAPAVVPGAPDYP
- a CDS encoding radical SAM protein, encoding MKRYCILDCYVDEPACFGVPPFVSPYPRYLYGALLTAGAADEDIDYLTIETLRSRRYELATGYEMVFLIGGAVVPGKYLGHKIGTTPEIRDLVAANARRHFAIGGMVGHLLAGSAAPNLTPVKYDIEKFAFGWHRGEPRDECRTYGELARWAAEGAALCRRHPDFPRLICEIETARGCPRLQHCSFCAEGLTHGVEFRDEGDILREVDALIAAGISRFRLGRQADILQYKSSMADFRNGFPRPRVEPIRALFGELRARRDAGLITTLNIDNGNPGTIAAFPEESELILGEIVSALTPGDTLALGVESLDPGVIAKNNLKVDADTLVHVVRMVNEAGGGRVGGIPVLLPGVNLIHGLPGETAETFRINFEGLRRIMDEGLLLKRINIRSLLPFPGTVLYSRSFEPSPAIEKRYEYYKGRIRDEIDHAMLKAIYPAGTVLKDLFVMDRQFEYALARPIASYAITAKLHSPLERGARTDAMVIGHRERSLSALTLPVELNALPLKALELIPGIGRKRAQDIVLARPFARGADIMDMLKDVPEGIRKELLRGA
- a CDS encoding threonylcarbamoyl-AMP synthase; the protein is MIFVINEQHIQKRLIMKAKDILEQGGVIIYPTDTVYAYGCDMADKRAIERIYWLKKIPKNKPLSFVFSNVGGLHEYVRNISDQAFKIMKKAFPGPYTFIFKASKLVPKVAITNQKTIGVRIPANEVALELVRALGRPIITASVNTVAGSYIVEPADLERVYRNEVDLVMDCGPRLSEPSTIVDFSEGDMRIVRRGKGELFFVDED
- a CDS encoding bifunctional (p)ppGpp synthetase/guanosine-3',5'-bis(diphosphate) 3'-pyrophosphohydrolase is translated as MSEIELKIKSRDLDTLIKIISSINPSAEIDLIRRAYEYAQNSHKDQVRLSGEPFIIHPLEVAIILANLKLDTTTIAAALLHDVVEDTEVSLEILTERFGEEVALLVDGVTKISTLKKKTRYKEEVNSLRKMLLATIKDVRVILIKLADKLHNMRTIMFQPESKQRIIARDVMDIYAPLAGRLGISQMRADLEDLAFHVLHHDEYHEIANKVALRKHEIEDFIEDIRFILYQQLERLNVGAEITGRAKHFYSIYRKMQNQNKPFEEIFDIRAIRIITAEVKDCYGILGIIHTLWSPITSRFKDYVAVPKSNMYQSLHTTVIGPDGLPLEFQIRTWEMHATAEMGIAAHWLYKEGTTSARREHINVSLLTRLRKLDYESQESGSSREFMKELKMDLYEDEIFVFTPKGKIVKLAKGSTPVDFAYAIHTEVGNQCVGARINNQMLPLKTELKSGDIVDIITSKKGHPSEAWLKFVKSSNARYKIRAWQRRETDFDRKEHEAPPKPAEEEKKKPEKTAEVSIPEAELIKIKNIARQKRSSLSIDGTSNVLIKLSQCCQPIPGDDVVGFITRGRGITVHKKNCPSLARLSIERERFINIVWEGSGNTYPVKIAIHGIDRQNLLKDIADEIAACKTNILKFEASIVSKDSAEFKLILEVKSMGHLKEVVTRLKRIKNITNVYKLNEKVLIKQP
- the maf gene encoding septum formation protein Maf, giving the protein MRVILGSSSPRRRALLNELGIGFDTLSPDADETALPGETPRDYAVRVARAKAESALTIPDTGREPALLIACDTIVTIDGVIIGKPADRGDALRILGMLAGKTHSVISAVALVRVNGLTELRTGAEESRITFKPLGREGLEAYLDSIHYMDKAGAYAAQEHGRHIIERIEGSVTNVIGFPLRLFFRMLAEMGVADALLSPSLKYHPAHRA